A genomic window from Nocardioides jiangxiensis includes:
- a CDS encoding sensor histidine kinase — protein MTDEIPPPSSAWPDTRERIASRYFDLLEAAGSPLLGAGESIREQLRSQLLAIVDEAVGFTAPDTTAPGLSATIGRERASRGVHPSASLAAATMIFAASLDEVSAHLAAESVPEPLQTAALRLNAAILQRMADAAANYVDFLLAKAGSAHRDEALRLSRELHDTVGPAIAVGLQNLDLIEYWNERDPHAARARIQSGREQLHDAMALVRALAAETRVTVEPGGLVDALRRHLATLPRTITTRFTSDEDLTHLSAHYASETFLILREAIRNATQHSNPSTVTVDLTVTEAALTASVTDDGDGFDVESTARGTGRASMQERADLIGADLVTVSRASGTTVTLTVPLPTGAPHAT, from the coding sequence GTGACCGACGAGATCCCGCCTCCATCGAGCGCGTGGCCCGACACCCGGGAGCGCATCGCCTCGCGGTACTTCGACCTGCTCGAGGCCGCGGGGAGCCCACTGCTGGGTGCAGGCGAGTCGATCCGCGAGCAGCTCCGGTCGCAGCTCCTGGCCATCGTGGACGAGGCCGTCGGGTTCACTGCCCCGGACACCACCGCACCCGGTCTCTCCGCCACCATCGGTCGGGAGCGGGCATCGAGAGGGGTCCACCCGTCGGCCTCACTGGCAGCGGCAACGATGATCTTCGCCGCGAGCCTGGACGAGGTGTCGGCCCACCTGGCGGCGGAGTCGGTCCCCGAACCCCTGCAGACGGCCGCGTTGCGGCTCAATGCGGCGATCCTCCAGAGGATGGCCGATGCAGCCGCCAACTACGTCGACTTCCTGCTCGCGAAGGCGGGCTCCGCCCATCGTGACGAGGCCCTGCGCCTCTCGCGCGAGCTCCACGACACGGTCGGACCGGCGATCGCGGTCGGGCTGCAGAACCTCGACCTGATCGAGTACTGGAACGAGCGCGACCCGCACGCAGCCCGTGCCCGCATCCAGTCCGGCCGGGAGCAGCTGCACGACGCCATGGCCCTTGTGCGAGCGCTCGCCGCGGAGACCAGAGTGACGGTGGAACCCGGCGGCCTGGTTGACGCCCTGCGTCGCCACCTCGCGACCCTGCCGAGGACGATCACCACCCGCTTCACCAGCGACGAGGACCTCACCCACCTCTCCGCGCACTACGCGAGCGAGACATTCCTGATCCTGCGCGAGGCCATCCGCAACGCCACCCAGCACAGCAACCCGAGCACGGTCACCGTCGACCTCACGGTCACAGAAGCGGCTCTCACAGCATCAGTCACGGATGACGGAGACGGTTTCGACGTCGAGTCGACCGCCCGAGGGACCGGACGCGCCTCCATGCAGGAGCGGGCCGATCTGATCGGTGCCGACCTCGTGACAGTGAGCCGTGCATCCGGCACCACCGTGACCCTGACGGTTCCCCTCCCCACAGGAGCGCCCCATGCCACCTAG
- a CDS encoding FUSC family protein, protein MPGHLDVAAARRRAMADWAHAARVSLGLVLPGAALVLADRPELIIYAVFGSFAGMYGRAESRTLRLLHQSQGALLLLTGTVIGVALAHADADRPTIIVAAACFAVVGSLVADFFSLRPEGPFYGIFALGALAGMPELASPLALTTIAVASAVLAVLIGLASGRSGDAVRALVETVRAQRLRSRPGAVVHAFRYAVAVAAAGSAALACGLTHVNWAIAGAAVTLAAADSRGRLLRGIHRVVGTIAGLAVTALALAPGFSPRTLAIVVICLLFPTELFMAVNYALALSFFTPMIMLMTELAQPIGMRELLEDRALGTMLGVVVALVVSWVLRDATSWTSTPVPSREQPKPPSSLA, encoded by the coding sequence GTGCCCGGCCACCTCGACGTGGCGGCTGCCCGACGACGGGCGATGGCGGACTGGGCGCATGCGGCCCGCGTGAGTCTGGGCCTGGTCCTTCCCGGGGCGGCCCTGGTCCTGGCCGACCGGCCCGAGCTGATCATCTACGCGGTCTTCGGCTCCTTCGCCGGCATGTACGGCCGGGCCGAGTCACGGACCCTGCGGCTGCTCCACCAGAGCCAGGGGGCGCTGCTGCTTCTCACCGGCACGGTCATCGGCGTGGCGCTGGCCCACGCGGACGCCGACCGGCCGACGATCATCGTGGCGGCCGCCTGCTTCGCGGTCGTGGGGTCGCTCGTCGCCGACTTCTTCAGCCTCCGGCCCGAGGGGCCGTTCTACGGGATCTTCGCGCTCGGGGCGCTGGCCGGCATGCCGGAGCTGGCGTCGCCGCTGGCCCTGACCACGATCGCCGTCGCGTCCGCGGTGCTGGCGGTGCTGATCGGCCTGGCCAGCGGGCGGAGCGGCGACGCGGTGCGCGCGCTCGTGGAGACCGTGCGCGCGCAGCGGCTCCGGTCCCGGCCCGGGGCGGTGGTGCACGCCTTCCGGTACGCCGTCGCCGTGGCGGCCGCCGGCTCGGCGGCGCTGGCCTGCGGCCTGACGCACGTGAACTGGGCGATCGCCGGCGCCGCGGTCACGCTCGCCGCCGCGGACTCGCGCGGCCGGCTCCTGCGGGGCATCCATCGTGTCGTCGGCACCATCGCGGGACTGGCCGTGACCGCACTCGCGCTGGCTCCGGGCTTCTCGCCCCGCACCCTCGCGATCGTGGTCATCTGCCTGCTCTTCCCGACCGAGCTCTTCATGGCGGTCAACTACGCGCTGGCGCTGAGCTTCTTCACGCCGATGATCATGCTGATGACCGAGCTGGCCCAGCCGATCGGCATGCGCGAGCTGCTCGAGGACCGGGCCCTCGGCACGATGCTGGGCGTCGTCGTCGCCCTCGTCGTCAGCTGGGTGCTGCGCGATGCGACGTCGTGGACGTCGACGCCGGTCCCGTCCCGTGAGCAGCCGAAGCCCCCGTCATCGCTGGCGTAG
- a CDS encoding PucR family transcriptional regulator gives MPIDPALQRLMTWVEPRLPALAVAAQETIVARVPAYTLEEPVPASELRWSVEENLRFLITALGSPDGDDVDMRTPVATGQRRARAAMPLPEVLRAYRLVFSTLWEALVGHVRASDDPELAAALFAAASRLWQLADEHAVALTEAYRATTAEMLVRDQRRRSALVEALFLGTAGSGSCWEAASLLGLPPDSGFVAVAAETTGLAEESLPDVERRLLERGLASAWRLMPALQVGIVALPEGREADLIALLGEITRSRSGVSPRYTSIAETPRALQLARAAISVQRAGKPGVHLFSSSPLAALMACDPAAAERLGVDVLGAVLALPSEDRDVLLETLHAYLDQQASAELAGRVLHCHPNTVRYRLRRLTEIAGRSLQDPYALAELAAASYAVRMRNERGRLPGGA, from the coding sequence GTGCCCATCGACCCTGCGCTCCAGCGCCTCATGACCTGGGTCGAGCCCCGCCTGCCCGCGCTCGCCGTCGCCGCGCAGGAGACGATCGTCGCGCGCGTGCCGGCGTACACCCTCGAGGAGCCGGTGCCGGCCTCCGAGCTGCGCTGGTCGGTCGAGGAGAACCTCCGCTTCCTCATCACCGCCCTCGGCAGCCCCGACGGCGACGACGTCGACATGCGTACGCCGGTGGCGACCGGCCAGCGACGGGCCCGGGCGGCGATGCCGCTGCCGGAGGTGCTGCGCGCCTACCGCCTCGTCTTCAGCACCCTGTGGGAGGCCCTCGTCGGCCACGTGCGCGCGTCGGACGACCCGGAGCTGGCCGCCGCGCTCTTCGCCGCCGCGAGCAGGCTGTGGCAGCTGGCTGACGAGCACGCGGTCGCCCTGACCGAGGCCTACCGCGCCACGACAGCGGAGATGCTCGTGCGCGACCAGCGACGCCGTTCCGCACTCGTCGAGGCGCTGTTCCTCGGCACGGCCGGGTCAGGGAGCTGCTGGGAGGCGGCCAGCCTGCTCGGACTGCCGCCCGACTCGGGCTTCGTCGCGGTCGCCGCCGAGACGACCGGGCTGGCGGAGGAGAGCCTGCCCGACGTCGAGCGCCGCCTGCTCGAGCGCGGCCTGGCCTCCGCGTGGCGGCTGATGCCCGCGCTGCAGGTCGGCATCGTGGCCCTGCCGGAGGGGCGCGAGGCCGACCTCATCGCGCTCCTGGGCGAGATCACGCGGTCGCGCAGCGGCGTGAGCCCGCGCTACACCTCGATCGCGGAGACGCCGCGTGCGCTGCAGCTGGCCCGTGCTGCGATCTCGGTCCAGCGTGCGGGGAAGCCCGGTGTGCACCTCTTCAGCAGCAGCCCCCTGGCTGCCCTGATGGCGTGCGACCCGGCCGCGGCCGAGCGGCTCGGCGTCGACGTGCTCGGCGCCGTCCTCGCGCTGCCGTCCGAGGACCGCGACGTCCTGCTCGAGACGCTGCACGCCTACCTCGACCAGCAGGCCTCCGCGGAGCTCGCGGGCCGGGTGCTGCACTGCCACCCCAACACCGTCCGCTACCGGCTGCGCCGGCTGACCGAGATCGCCGGCCGCTCGCTGCAGGACCCGTACGCGCTCGCCGAGCTGGCCGCCGCGTCGTACGCCGTCCGGATGCGCAACGAGCGGGGCCGTCTGCCGGGTGGTGCCTGA
- a CDS encoding polyprenol monophosphomannose synthase — translation MTTTTARSRGLATHSAGTSRAVVVVPTYNESESLPVLLSAIADVRTSLPEGTTLDVLVVDDGSPDGTADLVRHHPAYGVWLGLLPRTAKDGLGAAYRAGFARALEDGYDLVVQMDADGSHPVSALPAMLAGLATHDLVIGSRYVRGGRTENWPLRRRVLSAGANTYARSVLWLRTKDSTAGFRAWRAAALDSAGVLRSSADGYGFQVENTWRSERAGLRVAEEPITFVERVAGASKMSPAVALEAVTLIARWRAGELRAWVRRYALVVGLVLLAGLVRLPFLHRPLTPDEAGFLTVAGQWHPGSSLYGDYWVDRPPLLVALYRIAALHGGTVSLRLLGLLVVMVSVALAAGLARQLTPRRLGPVAAAATALLLLDASLFGGMQVNGELLAVPFVLAGLCCLIRASRTCGSPLWWAGAGAAAMAAALVKQNVVDVFVVAGVVIAWQAVQRSRSHALAALAALVAGAAGVLGFVLGIAWLHGTSPAGIWDAVVTFRLQAAAVIATEASHHTAERAHVLALAWLWSGVPVLLAVAALRGARAGRAAGPPLGWMAVGLLGWEAFGVVAGGSYWLHYLIGTVPGTVLVVARGVARARRTPVVSYAAALAVVAASVALSTVHAVERGAHEPAGTAEVASWLAQHDRPGDTGLVAYGQSQILREAGLRSPYSHLWSLPVRVRDPRLEELRDVLSGPDRPTWVVTGRYGLTSWAIDPSLAAPVLRAGYVQVARIGEWRILHLRDGSGDRVTGLA, via the coding sequence ATGACCACGACGACCGCGCGCTCCCGGGGCCTCGCGACTCACTCCGCGGGGACCAGCCGCGCTGTCGTCGTGGTCCCCACCTACAACGAGTCCGAGTCGCTGCCGGTACTGCTCTCCGCCATCGCCGATGTCCGCACGTCGCTCCCCGAGGGCACCACCCTCGATGTGCTCGTCGTCGACGACGGCAGCCCCGACGGCACCGCTGACCTCGTGCGGCACCACCCGGCGTACGGCGTCTGGCTGGGGCTGCTCCCGCGGACCGCGAAGGACGGGCTCGGAGCCGCCTACCGGGCCGGTTTCGCGCGGGCTCTCGAGGACGGCTACGACCTGGTCGTCCAGATGGACGCCGACGGCTCGCACCCGGTCTCCGCGCTCCCGGCGATGCTCGCGGGCCTGGCCACGCACGACCTCGTCATCGGCTCGCGCTACGTGCGCGGGGGTCGCACGGAGAACTGGCCGCTGCGCCGCAGGGTGCTGTCGGCGGGTGCCAACACCTACGCCCGTTCCGTGCTGTGGCTGCGCACGAAGGACTCCACCGCGGGCTTCCGTGCCTGGCGCGCCGCCGCGCTGGACTCGGCGGGCGTGCTGCGCAGCAGTGCCGACGGGTATGGCTTCCAGGTGGAGAACACCTGGCGGTCCGAACGTGCCGGCCTGCGTGTCGCCGAGGAGCCGATCACCTTCGTAGAGCGGGTGGCCGGTGCGTCGAAGATGAGCCCTGCCGTCGCCCTCGAGGCGGTCACCCTGATCGCGCGGTGGCGTGCCGGGGAGCTCCGCGCGTGGGTGCGCCGGTACGCCCTCGTGGTGGGGCTCGTGCTGCTCGCAGGCCTCGTGCGCCTGCCGTTCCTGCACCGTCCGCTCACTCCGGACGAGGCGGGCTTCCTGACCGTCGCCGGACAGTGGCACCCCGGCTCGTCGCTGTACGGCGACTACTGGGTCGACCGGCCGCCGCTGCTGGTCGCGCTGTACCGGATCGCCGCGCTGCACGGGGGGACGGTGTCGCTGCGGCTTCTCGGTCTGCTGGTGGTGATGGTCTCGGTCGCCCTCGCGGCCGGGCTGGCGCGCCAGCTGACGCCGCGACGGCTCGGGCCCGTGGCGGCCGCGGCGACGGCGCTGCTGCTGCTCGATGCCTCCCTGTTCGGAGGCATGCAGGTCAACGGCGAGCTGCTCGCGGTGCCCTTCGTGCTGGCGGGGCTGTGCTGCCTGATCCGGGCCTCGCGCACGTGCGGGTCGCCGCTCTGGTGGGCCGGTGCGGGTGCCGCCGCGATGGCGGCGGCCCTGGTGAAGCAGAACGTCGTCGACGTCTTCGTCGTCGCCGGCGTCGTGATCGCCTGGCAGGCCGTACAGCGTTCGCGGTCCCACGCCCTCGCCGCCCTGGCAGCGCTGGTCGCAGGTGCGGCGGGCGTCCTCGGGTTCGTGCTGGGCATCGCCTGGCTGCACGGCACCTCGCCGGCAGGGATCTGGGACGCCGTCGTGACGTTCCGCCTGCAGGCGGCAGCCGTGATCGCCACCGAGGCGTCGCACCACACCGCGGAGCGGGCGCACGTGCTCGCGCTGGCCTGGCTGTGGAGCGGCGTTCCGGTCCTGCTGGCGGTCGCCGCGCTGCGGGGTGCGCGTGCGGGCCGCGCGGCGGGCCCGCCGCTGGGCTGGATGGCAGTCGGCCTGCTCGGCTGGGAGGCGTTCGGGGTGGTGGCTGGCGGGAGCTACTGGCTGCACTACCTGATCGGCACCGTGCCGGGCACGGTGCTGGTCGTCGCCCGCGGCGTCGCGCGCGCCCGGCGTACGCCCGTGGTCTCGTACGCCGCTGCCCTCGCCGTCGTCGCTGCCTCCGTCGCCCTCAGCACGGTGCACGCCGTGGAGCGTGGCGCCCACGAGCCGGCCGGTACGGCGGAGGTCGCCTCGTGGCTGGCCCAGCACGACCGGCCGGGAGACACCGGCCTGGTCGCCTACGGCCAGTCGCAGATCCTGCGGGAAGCCGGGCTGCGCAGTCCGTACAGCCACCTGTGGAGCCTGCCCGTGCGGGTGCGTGACCCGCGCCTGGAGGAGCTGCGCGACGTGCTGTCCGGCCCCGACCGCCCGACCTGGGTCGTGACCGGACGCTACGGCCTGACGTCGTGGGCGATCGACCCGTCGCTCGCAGCGCCCGTGCTGCGGGCCGGGTACGTCCAGGTGGCGCGGATCGGCGAGTGGCGGATCCTGCACCTGCGTGACGGATCGGGCGACAGGGTCACCGGGCTGGCGTGA
- a CDS encoding sensor histidine kinase encodes MRRLPIHVRLIAGFAAAMFVLLTAAGVFVYERVEYALDRGLDTELKQATDAIRPLVDDNGHVLDHARAAATGADWQVLRPGLTRDAVPIVEDAGGSAPVLSLVGGSRLPAAGTRTFDVGSIFPGGDTPARRVRVYRLTQDGPLLLVAVRRNHRDEALRELFVQLVLAGLASLAVTTLIGGLLARSALRPVERYRARAAEIAAGQQGLRLDVPAGRDDEVTRLGHTLNAMLTAQEQALERERRFVQDASHELRTPLTLLKARIQMTRSRPRDREAYERALDELGADVERLAQLSEDLLEQATPTSSLDTVDVGVVAREVARERGGVQVSAAARSTATGLDEPGLRRVLTNLLDNAALHGAPPVTVTVDRVGDRVRLVVEDAGTGLSPDLLDTVTGRFTRAPEARGRRGSGLGLSLVEQLVTSAGGELRLCCGGGHASYGVAAAVPCAHGDRMRVTVLLPAA; translated from the coding sequence GTGAGGCGCCTCCCGATCCACGTGCGGCTGATCGCCGGGTTCGCCGCAGCGATGTTCGTGCTGCTGACCGCAGCCGGGGTCTTCGTCTACGAGCGCGTGGAGTACGCCCTCGACCGCGGGCTCGACACCGAGCTCAAGCAGGCGACGGATGCGATCCGGCCCCTGGTCGACGACAACGGCCACGTGCTCGACCACGCGCGTGCGGCGGCGACCGGCGCGGACTGGCAGGTGCTGCGCCCCGGCCTCACCCGCGACGCCGTGCCGATCGTCGAGGACGCCGGGGGCAGCGCCCCCGTGCTCTCCCTGGTCGGCGGATCCCGACTGCCGGCCGCCGGCACACGCACCTTCGACGTCGGGTCGATCTTCCCCGGTGGCGACACCCCGGCTCGCCGCGTGCGGGTCTACCGGCTCACCCAGGACGGGCCTCTCCTGCTGGTCGCCGTCCGCCGCAACCACCGCGACGAGGCCCTCCGGGAGCTCTTCGTCCAGCTCGTCCTCGCCGGGCTCGCGTCACTGGCCGTGACCACCCTGATCGGTGGCCTGCTCGCCCGCTCGGCCCTGCGCCCCGTGGAGCGCTACCGCGCGCGGGCCGCCGAGATCGCCGCCGGCCAGCAGGGGCTTCGGCTCGACGTGCCGGCCGGACGCGATGACGAGGTGACCCGTCTGGGCCACACCCTCAACGCCATGTTGACCGCTCAGGAGCAGGCCCTCGAGCGGGAACGCCGGTTCGTCCAGGACGCCAGCCACGAGCTCCGGACACCGCTCACCCTCCTCAAGGCACGGATCCAGATGACCCGCAGCCGCCCCCGCGACCGCGAGGCCTACGAGCGGGCGCTCGACGAGCTCGGCGCCGACGTGGAGCGGCTCGCCCAGCTGAGCGAGGACCTCCTCGAACAGGCCACGCCCACGTCCTCGCTCGACACGGTCGACGTCGGCGTCGTCGCGCGCGAGGTCGCCCGCGAACGCGGCGGCGTACAGGTCTCGGCCGCGGCGCGGAGCACCGCGACCGGGCTCGACGAGCCCGGGCTGCGCCGGGTCCTGACCAACCTGCTCGACAACGCCGCCCTGCACGGGGCACCCCCGGTGACGGTCACCGTCGACCGGGTCGGCGACCGCGTCCGCCTGGTCGTCGAGGACGCCGGGACCGGCCTCTCCCCCGACCTGCTCGACACCGTCACCGGGCGCTTCACCAGGGCCCCGGAGGCACGCGGACGGCGCGGGTCCGGACTCGGCCTGTCACTGGTCGAGCAGCTCGTCACCAGCGCCGGCGGAGAGCTCCGCCTGTGCTGCGGGGGCGGCCACGCCTCGTACGGCGTCGCGGCGGCAGTGCCCTGCGCGCACGGGGACCGCATGCGCGTGACGGTGCTGCTGCCGGCCGCGTGA
- a CDS encoding acetoacetate--CoA ligase: MDREAQWTPPADAWETSRLGAFARLAQRRSGLDLVGDYAALWRWSVEDLDTFWATAWDFFGLPALPPGQQVLAEDRMPGAVWFPGVRLNFAGEVFRDRDPGGEALVELAEDGTTTSLTWAELERRVASVAAGLRELGVGEGDRVVGYLPNRSEAVVALLATASLGAVWAVCGLDYAPAAAEARLGQLEPTVLVAATSQLLGGVVRDTGAEAAALAAAIPGVTTVVVGDAAAVPGAVEWEDLLATPTAGFQPVEVPFDHPLWVLFSSGTTGRPKGIVHGHGGTTLEQLKMAALHLDLGPGSRFLWYTSPSWMMWNVQVGALLAGATVVLVEGSPAHPRPDELWRHAAAQRVSVLGTSPAYVGACLKAGADLASLDLGALRTVGITGSTFSPQAHARLAAQLPDRVQIGSLSGGTDVATAVVGCAPVLPVWPGELSAPWLGAPVDAWSDAGEPVRGVQGELVLTRPMPSMPVSFWADPDGSRLRAAYFEYFPGAWRHGDAITITDHGSVVIHGRSDATLNRKGVRIGSGDLYAVVEALSEVAEAMVIGLEEGDDYWMPLFVVTTDQQPLDDALRERIRDAIATGLSRRHVPDELIQVEAIPHTRTGKKLEVPVKRILGGRRPEDVADPDSVDRPDLLGWYADLAARRSATVGP; encoded by the coding sequence GTGGATCGGGAAGCGCAGTGGACCCCTCCCGCGGACGCCTGGGAGACCAGCCGCCTCGGTGCCTTCGCCCGGCTCGCGCAGCGGCGCAGCGGGCTCGACCTGGTCGGCGACTACGCGGCGCTGTGGCGGTGGTCGGTCGAGGACCTCGACACCTTCTGGGCGACGGCGTGGGACTTCTTCGGGCTGCCCGCCCTGCCTCCCGGACAGCAGGTCCTGGCCGAGGACCGGATGCCCGGTGCGGTGTGGTTCCCCGGCGTGCGCCTCAACTTCGCCGGCGAGGTCTTCCGTGACCGCGACCCCGGGGGAGAGGCGCTGGTCGAGCTGGCGGAGGACGGCACCACGACCTCGCTGACCTGGGCCGAGCTGGAACGCCGGGTCGCCTCCGTCGCGGCCGGGCTGCGGGAGCTCGGTGTGGGGGAGGGCGACCGCGTCGTCGGCTACCTGCCCAACCGCTCCGAGGCGGTCGTCGCGCTCCTCGCGACCGCCAGCCTCGGCGCCGTCTGGGCGGTCTGCGGCCTGGACTACGCGCCCGCCGCAGCCGAGGCGCGCCTGGGCCAGCTCGAGCCGACGGTGCTGGTCGCAGCGACGTCCCAGCTCCTCGGCGGGGTGGTCCGCGACACCGGGGCCGAGGCTGCTGCCCTGGCTGCGGCGATCCCGGGCGTGACGACGGTGGTGGTCGGCGATGCGGCAGCCGTGCCCGGCGCGGTCGAGTGGGAGGACCTGCTGGCCACTCCGACGGCAGGCTTCCAGCCGGTCGAGGTCCCCTTCGACCACCCGCTCTGGGTGCTCTTCTCCTCCGGCACCACCGGCCGGCCCAAGGGCATCGTCCACGGCCACGGCGGCACCACCCTGGAGCAGCTGAAGATGGCGGCGCTTCACCTCGATCTCGGGCCGGGATCGCGCTTCCTCTGGTACACCTCGCCCAGCTGGATGATGTGGAACGTGCAGGTCGGTGCCCTCCTCGCGGGCGCGACCGTGGTCCTCGTCGAGGGCAGCCCGGCGCACCCGCGTCCCGACGAGCTCTGGCGGCACGCGGCCGCGCAGCGCGTGAGCGTGCTCGGCACCTCTCCGGCGTACGTCGGGGCGTGCCTGAAGGCGGGGGCCGACCTCGCGTCGCTCGACCTCGGCGCGCTGCGGACGGTGGGGATCACGGGGTCGACGTTCTCCCCGCAGGCGCACGCGCGACTGGCGGCGCAGCTGCCGGACCGGGTGCAGATCGGCTCGCTCAGCGGCGGCACCGACGTCGCCACGGCGGTCGTCGGGTGCGCGCCGGTGCTGCCGGTGTGGCCGGGTGAGCTGTCGGCGCCATGGCTCGGGGCGCCCGTGGACGCGTGGTCGGATGCGGGGGAGCCGGTGCGCGGCGTGCAGGGCGAGCTGGTGCTGACCCGGCCGATGCCCTCGATGCCGGTCTCGTTCTGGGCCGACCCCGACGGCTCGCGGCTCCGTGCGGCGTACTTCGAGTACTTCCCGGGCGCCTGGCGGCACGGCGACGCGATCACGATCACCGACCACGGCTCGGTGGTGATCCACGGCCGCTCCGACGCCACCCTCAACCGCAAGGGTGTCCGCATCGGCAGCGGCGACCTGTACGCGGTCGTCGAGGCGCTCTCGGAGGTCGCCGAGGCGATGGTGATCGGGCTCGAGGAGGGCGACGACTACTGGATGCCGCTCTTCGTCGTCACCACCGACCAGCAGCCGCTCGACGACGCACTGCGCGAGCGGATCCGCGACGCGATCGCCACGGGGCTGTCCCGACGCCACGTGCCCGACGAGCTGATCCAGGTCGAGGCGATCCCGCACACGCGCACCGGCAAGAAGCTGGAGGTCCCGGTCAAGCGGATCCTCGGTGGCCGCCGCCCCGAGGACGTCGCGGACCCCGACAGCGTCGACCGCCCCGACCTCCTCGGCTGGTACGCGGACCTTGCCGCGCGGCGCTCGGCTACCGTCGGCCCATGA
- a CDS encoding response regulator transcription factor, with protein sequence MPPSLRVAVVDDHQLFREGIVELLGTAEDITVVGQAGTAAAALDLVVRTRPHVVLLDLDMPDTVVPSSGPGDATRRICGASPGTSVVILTMHDEAELVRALLDAGAAGYLLKTAGREELLNAVRAAGSTGAATVSLPRDTVVALSRSAGGPGDILTPRERAVLTCLAAGSSNRAIASELHVSEATVKRHLATVYTKLGVSSRLEAVIQAQERGLLRQR encoded by the coding sequence ATGCCACCTAGCCTCCGTGTCGCTGTCGTCGACGACCACCAGCTCTTTCGCGAGGGGATCGTGGAGCTGCTGGGGACGGCCGAGGACATCACGGTCGTCGGGCAGGCGGGCACCGCCGCCGCTGCTCTCGACCTCGTCGTGCGCACGCGCCCGCACGTGGTGCTTCTGGATCTCGACATGCCGGACACCGTCGTGCCGTCGTCCGGCCCGGGCGATGCCACCCGCCGCATCTGTGGGGCGAGCCCGGGCACCAGCGTCGTCATCCTCACGATGCACGACGAGGCCGAGCTCGTGCGCGCCCTTCTCGACGCCGGAGCTGCCGGCTACTTGCTGAAGACCGCCGGCCGCGAAGAGCTGCTGAACGCCGTGCGAGCCGCGGGCTCCACAGGCGCAGCGACCGTCAGCCTTCCACGTGACACGGTGGTGGCCCTGTCGCGGTCGGCCGGAGGACCCGGCGACATCCTCACGCCGCGCGAGCGGGCAGTGCTGACCTGTCTCGCCGCCGGAAGCTCCAACCGGGCCATCGCCAGCGAGCTGCACGTGTCGGAGGCGACCGTGAAGCGGCATCTGGCGACGGTCTACACGAAGCTCGGCGTCTCGAGCCGGCTGGAGGCCGTGATCCAGGCCCAGGAGCGGGGCCTGCTACGCCAGCGATGA
- a CDS encoding response regulator transcription factor, with the protein MQILIAEDDPRLGPLLVEALAEAGWSAELVADGRSAYGRALPGGLPYDVLLLDWMLPEMDGVTVCRRLREIGVTTPVLLLTARGAVSDRIDGLDAGADDYLPKPFDLGELLARLRALHRRSTVSEPEVLVLGDLVLDVEARTVARGGTPIELSVREFDILRVLLANAGKVVSRFDLFDRVWDGETDIASNVMDVHLARIRAKIDKPFGTDTITTVRGAGFRAELPT; encoded by the coding sequence ATGCAGATCCTGATCGCCGAGGACGACCCGCGGCTCGGCCCCCTCCTCGTCGAGGCACTGGCCGAGGCCGGCTGGTCCGCGGAGCTGGTCGCCGACGGCCGCTCGGCCTACGGGCGCGCGCTTCCGGGCGGCCTGCCCTACGACGTGCTGCTCCTGGACTGGATGCTCCCCGAGATGGACGGCGTCACCGTCTGCCGACGCCTCCGGGAGATCGGGGTCACCACCCCGGTGCTCCTGCTGACCGCGCGCGGTGCGGTGTCGGACCGCATCGACGGCCTCGACGCCGGGGCCGACGACTACCTGCCGAAGCCGTTCGACCTCGGCGAGCTCCTCGCCCGCCTGCGGGCACTGCATCGCCGCAGCACCGTCAGCGAACCCGAGGTGCTCGTGCTCGGCGACCTGGTCCTCGACGTCGAGGCCCGCACCGTCGCGCGCGGGGGCACGCCGATCGAGCTCTCCGTCCGCGAGTTCGACATCCTCCGCGTGCTCCTGGCGAACGCCGGCAAGGTGGTCTCGCGCTTCGACCTCTTCGACCGGGTCTGGGACGGCGAGACCGACATCGCCAGCAACGTGATGGACGTCCACCTCGCCCGGATCCGCGCCAAGATCGACAAGCCGTTTGGCACCGACACGATCACCACGGTCCGCGGCGCCGGGTTCCGGGCGGAGCTGCCGACGTGA